One stretch of candidate division KSB1 bacterium DNA includes these proteins:
- the amrB gene encoding AmmeMemoRadiSam system protein B has protein sequence MRSAEHTRPAAFAGAFYPANPRQLDTLVTRLLAEAPERNIPGQIVGLVAPHAGYLYSGSTAAAAYKQVMGKPYESVVIMAPSHREVFREAAVSPFSGYATPLGEVAVDRELAEQIVAQGKGVTFSPRGHEVHGENAEHSLEVHLPFLQKALPGMPIVPIVISDYHGASSRRFGEAIAQAIGERQVLIVASTDLYHGYSYEECRLADSRTLAALEAFDPEDFAAGASQGKYMACGAGPVSVMLHAARLLKADTVTVLAQTNSADVTGVRGGYVVGYAAAAVYRRT, from the coding sequence ATGAGGTCAGCAGAGCATACGCGGCCAGCCGCCTTTGCCGGTGCATTCTACCCCGCGAACCCTCGACAGCTCGACACATTGGTCACGCGTCTTTTGGCCGAGGCTCCGGAAAGAAACATTCCAGGCCAGATTGTCGGCCTGGTGGCGCCTCACGCCGGGTATCTGTACTCGGGGTCTACTGCGGCAGCCGCGTACAAGCAGGTCATGGGCAAGCCATACGAGAGCGTGGTCATCATGGCCCCCAGCCACCGCGAAGTTTTCCGTGAGGCGGCCGTCTCTCCTTTCTCGGGCTACGCCACGCCTTTGGGGGAGGTGGCTGTGGACAGGGAGCTTGCCGAGCAGATCGTCGCGCAGGGCAAGGGGGTAACCTTTTCCCCGCGCGGCCACGAGGTGCACGGTGAGAACGCGGAGCACTCGTTGGAGGTGCACCTCCCTTTCCTGCAAAAAGCATTGCCGGGAATGCCGATTGTGCCCATCGTCATCTCGGACTATCACGGGGCGAGCAGCCGTCGCTTTGGCGAGGCAATAGCGCAGGCCATCGGCGAGCGCCAGGTGCTGATTGTGGCAAGCACCGACCTCTACCACGGCTACTCCTACGAGGAGTGCAGGCTGGCCGACTCCCGCACGCTTGCCGCGTTAGAAGCCTTCGATCCCGAGGATTTCGCCGCAGGGGCGAGTCAAGGGAAGTACATGGCGTGCGGGGCCGGTCCGGTGAGCGTCATGTTGCATGCCGCCCGCCTGCTCAAGGCTGACACGGTGACGGTGCTTGCGCAAACCAACTCCGCTGATGTGACCGGCGTGCGAGGCGGATACGTGGTGGGCTATGCGGCGGCTGCGGTCTACCGTCGCACTTAG
- a CDS encoding DUF2520 domain-containing protein: MAGANGGAESIALVGAGRVGGSFAIALHKAGLRVTGIVDQDLAKARRCATLSAASIASSSVAALTSPTDFVLLAVPDDALPEVVTPLSSCSAIRPGTVVAHTSGVLDSAVLAPLRTIGGLVASAHPVMTFAGREEDWQLWNGAYVTLEGDVEARQRLAPLFCRVGAVPVEFPGPKNVLYHLACVFASNYVVALQASAMRLLAALGFDEATAARTLAPLLAQTAANLVAQGPVRALTGPIARGDLGTVEKHLRALTGLPDLAAAYAALGRVCVGLARQQDKSKEPLHQAIDALLAASLSPPRRENPGGDK, translated from the coding sequence ATGGCGGGTGCCAACGGAGGAGCGGAAAGCATCGCCCTGGTGGGCGCAGGACGAGTGGGGGGCAGCTTCGCCATCGCGCTGCACAAGGCCGGCCTAAGAGTGACCGGCATCGTCGACCAAGACTTGGCCAAAGCCAGGCGGTGTGCGACCCTCAGTGCTGCCAGCATCGCTTCCTCTTCAGTCGCGGCGCTCACCAGTCCCACCGACTTTGTCCTCTTGGCCGTGCCCGACGACGCGCTGCCCGAGGTGGTCACCCCATTGAGCTCTTGCAGCGCTATCCGCCCTGGCACGGTCGTGGCGCACACTTCCGGGGTCTTGGATTCCGCGGTTCTGGCTCCCCTGCGGACCATAGGGGGACTGGTGGCCTCAGCGCACCCAGTCATGACCTTCGCAGGGCGGGAGGAGGACTGGCAACTCTGGAACGGCGCGTACGTAACGCTGGAAGGTGATGTTGAAGCCCGTCAGCGTCTGGCACCGCTGTTCTGTCGTGTCGGTGCTGTTCCTGTGGAATTCCCGGGCCCCAAGAACGTGCTCTACCACCTGGCCTGTGTGTTTGCATCAAACTACGTGGTGGCTCTGCAGGCAAGCGCCATGCGCCTGTTAGCAGCGTTGGGCTTCGACGAGGCGACCGCTGCGCGGACGCTTGCTCCGCTCCTGGCGCAGACAGCCGCCAACCTCGTAGCCCAAGGGCCTGTGCGTGCACTCACCGGCCCCATCGCGCGCGGCGACCTCGGCACGGTGGAGAAGCATCTGCGCGCACTCACTGGGCTACCGGATCTTGCCGCCGCGTACGCCGCTCTGGGAAGGGTGTGCGTGGGCTTGGCTCGCCAACAGGACAAGAGCAAGGAGCCACTCCACCAGGCTATCGACGCCCTACTGGCCGCCTCCCTGTCGCCACCACGGAGAGAAAACCCCGGTGGCGACAAATGA
- a CDS encoding AMP-binding protein, with protein MYALDELTLRCLAETSFAKYGPHIALSFVDEPALTFNDLKRAVAATAHALKKRGVKQGDRVAILGENSPQWGIAYLAVVTMGAVVVPILPDFHKSEVHHIIRNSGAKVLFVASKLVHKVEEKRLGDLKLLVGLDPIERRDLPYKVENLSKLIDEGARETTLPAAKIKEGDLAEILYTSGTTGHSKGVMLSHKNITYNALQGLRAVPIGPEDTLLSILPMAHSYECTMGFLAPLCGGAKIYYIKGLPTAQTLLPALEQIRPTIVLSVPLIMEKIYKKKVLGEIGEKFLVKDLYKLAPMRKALNKVAGKRLYKAFGGNLRFICFGGAALNPEVETFLRQAGFPYISGYGLTESAPLLTVNPEGKVKFQSCGKAVEGVDLEIVDPDPQTGIGEIYARGPNVMLGYYKNPEATKQTLLDGGWLVTGDRGYLDDDGYLYIKGRSKNVIVGPSGENIYPEQIEAKLAENNYVLESLVYERNGRLVARVHLDYDHLDQEMGLHKMDGEQASRKIQEVLQAIKKEVNEKVSTFSRIHEIIEQREPFEMTPTKKIKRYLYTA; from the coding sequence ATGTACGCCTTGGACGAGTTGACGCTTCGATGCCTGGCCGAAACGAGCTTTGCCAAGTACGGCCCGCACATCGCCCTTTCTTTCGTTGATGAACCGGCGCTCACCTTCAACGACCTCAAGCGCGCAGTGGCGGCTACCGCCCACGCGTTGAAGAAGAGGGGGGTCAAGCAGGGAGACAGAGTGGCGATCCTCGGGGAGAACAGCCCGCAGTGGGGCATCGCCTACTTGGCGGTCGTCACCATGGGCGCGGTGGTGGTGCCCATTCTGCCTGACTTTCACAAGTCGGAAGTGCACCACATCATCCGCAACTCGGGGGCGAAGGTGCTCTTTGTGGCCAGCAAGCTGGTGCACAAGGTCGAAGAGAAGCGACTCGGGGATTTGAAACTGCTGGTGGGGCTTGACCCCATCGAGCGTCGCGACTTGCCGTACAAAGTGGAAAACCTCAGCAAGCTGATCGACGAAGGGGCCAGGGAGACCACCCTGCCGGCGGCCAAGATCAAAGAGGGTGACCTCGCCGAGATCCTCTATACTTCTGGTACGACCGGCCACTCCAAGGGGGTGATGTTGTCCCACAAGAACATCACCTACAACGCCCTGCAGGGTCTGCGGGCGGTCCCAATTGGCCCGGAGGACACGCTGCTATCCATCCTCCCCATGGCTCACTCGTACGAGTGCACCATGGGTTTCCTTGCCCCCTTGTGTGGTGGGGCCAAGATCTACTACATCAAGGGGCTGCCCACCGCACAGACGCTGCTTCCCGCCTTGGAGCAGATCCGGCCGACCATTGTCCTTTCCGTGCCGCTGATCATGGAGAAGATCTACAAGAAGAAGGTTCTCGGCGAGATCGGGGAAAAGTTCTTGGTGAAGGACCTGTACAAGCTGGCGCCGATGCGCAAGGCACTCAACAAGGTTGCCGGCAAGCGGCTCTACAAGGCCTTTGGCGGCAACCTGCGCTTCATCTGCTTCGGTGGCGCCGCACTGAACCCGGAGGTGGAGACGTTCCTGCGCCAGGCGGGCTTCCCGTACATCTCTGGCTACGGTTTGACCGAATCGGCGCCTCTTCTCACGGTCAATCCGGAAGGGAAAGTCAAGTTCCAGTCCTGCGGCAAGGCAGTTGAGGGCGTGGACCTGGAGATTGTGGACCCTGATCCCCAGACGGGCATCGGCGAAATCTACGCGCGCGGGCCCAATGTGATGCTCGGCTATTACAAGAATCCGGAGGCCACCAAGCAGACCCTTCTGGACGGGGGATGGCTGGTCACCGGCGACCGCGGCTACTTAGACGATGACGGGTACCTGTACATCAAAGGCCGCTCTAAGAACGTCATCGTCGGCCCGAGCGGCGAGAACATCTACCCCGAGCAGATCGAAGCCAAGCTGGCCGAGAACAACTATGTGCTGGAATCGCTGGTGTACGAGCGCAACGGCCGCTTGGTGGCACGCGTCCACTTGGACTATGACCATTTGGACCAAGAAATGGGGTTGCACAAGATGGATGGGGAGCAAGCCTCGCGCAAGATTCAGGAGGTCCTTCAGGCCATCAAGAAAGAGGTGAACGAGAAGGTCTCCACCTTCTCGCGCATTCACGAGATCATCGAACAGCGTGAGCCCTTCGAGATGACCCCCACCAAGAAAATCAAACGGTATCTCTACACCGCTTGA
- a CDS encoding DUF2703 domain-containing protein, with protein MVEFQYFAGCPNAAETWRHLQELIAEGFLLPDEVHVTEVNDAEAARRMRFAGSPTVLVDGVDIYTEEEPREANFACRVYLVNGMRTGVLPKEFIRQQIGKLRGGTSRCGKSGS; from the coding sequence ATGGTGGAGTTCCAGTACTTTGCAGGATGCCCCAACGCGGCAGAGACGTGGCGGCACCTCCAGGAGCTGATAGCAGAGGGCTTTCTGCTTCCAGATGAGGTGCACGTCACCGAGGTAAACGACGCAGAAGCAGCACGGCGGATGCGCTTTGCCGGGTCGCCAACCGTGTTGGTCGACGGCGTGGACATCTACACGGAGGAAGAGCCGCGAGAAGCCAACTTTGCCTGCCGTGTCTACCTCGTCAACGGGATGAGGACGGGTGTGCTTCCCAAGGAATTCATTCGTCAGCAAATAGGCAAACTGCGGGGCGGCACTTCCCGCTGCGGGAAGTCCGGGTCATAG
- a CDS encoding Smr/MutS family protein translates to MNDRDEPPLAEDAPEFFVVKDELDLHGFFPEQVPEVVEEFLRHACASGFARVRIVHGKGRSKLKWAVHGVLRCHPLVEAFGDAPPEAGGWGATIAILRCAKDQTGTAP, encoded by the coding sequence ATGAACGATCGCGATGAGCCTCCCCTTGCCGAAGATGCGCCCGAGTTCTTCGTGGTGAAGGACGAACTCGACCTGCATGGATTCTTCCCGGAACAAGTGCCCGAAGTGGTGGAGGAATTCTTGCGCCATGCGTGCGCCTCGGGCTTTGCCCGGGTGCGCATCGTCCACGGCAAGGGGCGCAGCAAGTTGAAGTGGGCGGTCCATGGCGTGCTGCGCTGCCACCCGCTGGTGGAGGCCTTTGGCGATGCTCCTCCGGAGGCAGGCGGCTGGGGGGCCACGATTGCCATACTCCGTTGTGCCAAGGACCAGACAGGCACGGCCCCTTGA
- a CDS encoding NUDIX hydrolase, protein MTTGKTTNQLPSVEHTQVHSMYPPTPLVGVAVLVERHGAVLLVKRACPPNAGRWSLPGGHVELGEPLKEAARREVAEECGIDVEVQELLDAHEHIERDNCGAVRFHFVLVIFSGQYGGRTLRPASDAAAAAWVPLAELPRYEVTEMVRSLLDKVVARNGKPAPCPPDK, encoded by the coding sequence TTGACGACTGGGAAGACAACTAACCAGTTACCATCCGTCGAGCACACTCAGGTGCACTCCATGTATCCGCCCACGCCGCTCGTGGGCGTTGCTGTTTTGGTGGAACGCCATGGGGCGGTGCTGCTGGTAAAACGGGCTTGTCCTCCCAACGCCGGCCGCTGGTCTCTGCCCGGCGGTCATGTGGAGCTTGGCGAGCCCCTCAAGGAAGCCGCCCGCCGGGAGGTGGCTGAGGAGTGCGGCATCGACGTCGAGGTGCAGGAGCTCCTCGATGCCCATGAGCATATCGAGCGCGACAATTGTGGTGCGGTGCGGTTTCACTTCGTGTTGGTGATCTTCTCAGGTCAGTATGGCGGCCGAACCCTCCGCCCGGCAAGCGACGCAGCAGCCGCCGCGTGGGTCCCTTTGGCAGAGCTCCCTCGCTATGAAGTGACGGAGATGGTGCGCTCCCTGCTGGACAAGGTGGTTGCCCGGAATGGGAAACCCGCACCTTGCCCTCCGGACAAATGA
- a CDS encoding glycosyltransferase family 4 protein, translating to MTAAKLRILFVNSIQMFGGGEVWMLRTLALLKERGHRAWLLCRPGTRLAAEASRQGIPVVTMRMRGDFDPLVIWQVYRLLKRLRVQVVLTNMDKELRFAGIAARLAGVKTVFPRRGIDYPLKNRWRYRFAYTRIASAVIANSQATANALLRNAPWLAREEIVVIHNGIDPAPFAKARPRLREELRISPGAKVVGFVGQLDERKGICYLLKAFRQVHRRHPEAVLLMVGEGPLKGWVAEAAAQVNLPVILAGFRDDVPAVMQSIDLLVLPSLWEGFGIVLIEAMAAGKPVVTTAVSSMPEIVVDGGTGLLVPPADAGALAEAMCTLLADPALRRRMGRAGRARVAAHFSDQRMVAELERLFLQKVRHMQKCC from the coding sequence ATGACCGCCGCCAAGCTGCGCATCCTGTTTGTCAACTCCATCCAGATGTTCGGCGGCGGCGAGGTCTGGATGCTGCGCACCTTGGCGTTGCTCAAGGAGCGGGGGCATCGCGCTTGGTTGCTCTGCCGTCCAGGCACGCGACTGGCGGCGGAGGCCAGCCGCCAGGGCATCCCGGTGGTGACGATGCGCATGCGCGGCGACTTTGACCCGCTGGTTATCTGGCAGGTCTATCGCCTGCTCAAGCGGTTGCGCGTGCAGGTGGTGCTGACCAACATGGACAAAGAGCTGCGCTTCGCCGGCATTGCTGCGCGCCTGGCCGGGGTAAAGACCGTTTTCCCGAGAAGGGGCATAGACTACCCGCTCAAGAACCGGTGGCGCTATCGTTTTGCCTACACCCGCATAGCGAGCGCGGTCATTGCCAACTCCCAGGCCACTGCTAATGCGCTCCTCCGCAATGCGCCATGGCTCGCCAGAGAGGAGATCGTGGTCATCCACAACGGCATTGACCCTGCTCCCTTTGCGAAGGCGCGTCCGCGGCTGCGGGAAGAGCTGCGGATTTCTCCTGGGGCGAAAGTGGTGGGATTTGTCGGCCAGCTCGACGAGCGCAAGGGCATCTGCTACCTGCTGAAGGCGTTCCGCCAGGTCCATCGCCGCCATCCGGAGGCAGTGCTGCTCATGGTCGGCGAAGGGCCACTCAAGGGGTGGGTGGCCGAAGCTGCGGCGCAGGTCAACCTTCCCGTCATCCTGGCTGGATTCCGCGATGATGTTCCCGCGGTGATGCAGAGCATCGACCTGCTGGTGCTGCCCTCCCTGTGGGAGGGTTTTGGCATAGTCCTCATCGAAGCCATGGCGGCCGGCAAGCCGGTGGTGACCACGGCGGTGAGCAGCATGCCGGAAATCGTGGTCGACGGCGGCACCGGGTTGCTGGTTCCTCCGGCCGACGCCGGGGCCCTGGCAGAGGCGATGTGCACTTTGCTTGCCGATCCTGCCCTGCGCCGGAGGATGGGCCGTGCGGGCAGAGCGCGGGTCGCCGCGCACTTTAGCGATCAGAGGATGGTGGCCGAACTGGAACGGTTGTTTCTCCAGAAGGTGCGGCACATGCAAAAATGTTGTTGA
- a CDS encoding glycosyltransferase, with protein sequence MPLRILHIAPFNTSDVPMTLVRAERAMGHYSRLVTLARDPRAFEEDICLELPFLDWWGTRLAKRLVADPNRLRVDNVARIPEHVPLTWRPRGRAEAYLVRLRERLWAPAIRRAIRDHDLTNFDVYQLDGGLEFTRDGRFVAARKREGKRVICCYTGSDLRTRGVISAIDRMADLTVTVEFDHLRLHPSIHHVFFPFEVERFRPVSERRPGPLRIGHAPTSRKAKGSDIIIPVIASLAAEYGLEMVLIENLPYKEAIRRKADCHIFVDQLGDLGYGINSLEALAMGIPVCSCLAPGFAERYPDHPFVVVDATNLREQLVRLLTDPGLRQRLGMAGRRWVKEHHDSRQVAARIHQLAGLP encoded by the coding sequence ATGCCGCTGCGTATCCTGCACATTGCCCCGTTCAATACCTCTGATGTCCCCATGACCTTGGTGCGTGCCGAGCGAGCGATGGGGCACTACAGTCGCCTGGTGACCCTTGCCCGCGATCCGCGCGCCTTCGAAGAGGACATCTGCCTCGAGCTTCCTTTCTTGGACTGGTGGGGGACGCGCCTGGCGAAGCGGCTGGTGGCCGATCCGAACAGGCTGCGCGTGGACAACGTCGCTCGCATTCCGGAGCACGTGCCGCTCACATGGCGTCCGCGGGGTCGGGCAGAGGCCTATCTTGTTCGACTGCGCGAACGCCTGTGGGCGCCGGCCATACGCCGGGCCATCCGTGACCACGACTTGACCAACTTCGACGTCTACCAACTGGACGGCGGCCTGGAGTTCACCCGGGACGGCCGCTTTGTGGCTGCCCGCAAGCGAGAAGGCAAGCGCGTCATCTGCTGCTACACCGGTAGCGACCTGCGCACGCGCGGTGTGATCTCCGCCATTGACCGCATGGCTGACCTGACGGTGACCGTGGAATTTGACCATCTGCGGCTGCACCCCTCCATTCACCATGTCTTCTTCCCGTTCGAAGTGGAGCGCTTCCGCCCGGTGAGCGAGCGCAGGCCTGGCCCGCTGCGGATAGGCCATGCGCCGACCAGCCGCAAGGCGAAGGGGAGCGACATCATCATCCCGGTGATTGCTTCGTTGGCTGCGGAATATGGGCTGGAGATGGTGCTCATCGAGAACCTCCCCTACAAGGAGGCGATCCGGCGCAAAGCCGACTGCCACATCTTCGTCGACCAACTTGGCGACCTGGGCTATGGCATCAACTCCTTGGAAGCGCTGGCCATGGGCATCCCGGTGTGCTCCTGCCTGGCGCCGGGATTTGCCGAGCGCTACCCGGATCACCCCTTTGTGGTAGTGGACGCCACGAATTTGCGCGAGCAACTTGTTCGTCTGCTCACCGACCCTGGCTTGCGCCAGCGCCTCGGCATGGCGGGGAGGCGATGGGTAAAAGAGCACCACGACAGTCGGCAGGTGGCAGCGCGTATTCACCAGCTGGCAGGGCTCCCATGA